The following are encoded together in the Pedobacter steynii genome:
- a CDS encoding MFS transporter: MITNQTSAIGWSDLLSGKNGLRSIALAGGVMLHATDVYLATTIMPSITRDIGGLSFYSWATTIYVVAAIMGSVFSSLHLSKRGPRLAYRIAALLFAAGSIVSATAPNMGLLLLGRFIQGLGGGLLFALSYAMIRIVFEEALWPRAMALVSAMWGISAFSGPFVGGMFAQYGHWRIAFITLVVIAVSLLLITENILPKKTSESSDQQKVPFTQLLLLTLATLAISAGSITDLLAVNIGSMSLAIVLFLCLLKMEATSGNRLLPTGAYQLSNPLGATYTVIALLTIATAVEIYIPYFMQIVHGFSPLKSGYLTVIIALGWSFSSVFFSGVSKEKAKLLMNSGPLSVLAGLIGFAVLTPLSQSSSGLFYYLMCLCLFLIGIGVGMGWPHLLTQVLTSSAKGEEERASASITTVQLLATAVGTALTGLVVNSAGIIKPGGIQGAEQSSVWLFSLFAVMPLCAWLIQLLKESLKNSNSGP, translated from the coding sequence ATGATCACGAATCAAACATCAGCCATTGGCTGGAGCGATTTATTATCCGGAAAAAATGGGCTCAGGTCAATTGCTTTAGCAGGAGGAGTGATGCTCCACGCTACAGATGTCTACCTGGCAACTACAATCATGCCTTCGATTACGCGGGACATCGGAGGTTTATCTTTTTACTCCTGGGCCACCACGATCTATGTCGTAGCAGCCATCATGGGATCAGTTTTCTCTTCCCTTCACCTTTCAAAAAGAGGCCCCAGGTTAGCCTATCGGATTGCCGCATTGCTCTTTGCAGCCGGATCAATAGTCAGCGCTACCGCACCAAACATGGGATTACTGCTCCTTGGCCGATTCATTCAGGGACTTGGAGGAGGGTTATTATTTGCCCTCTCCTATGCCATGATCAGAATTGTTTTTGAGGAAGCGCTCTGGCCAAGAGCAATGGCATTGGTCTCTGCAATGTGGGGCATATCTGCTTTTTCAGGTCCTTTTGTCGGAGGAATGTTTGCCCAATACGGTCATTGGAGGATTGCATTTATCACTCTGGTGGTGATTGCTGTTTCTCTGTTGCTGATTACCGAAAATATTTTACCAAAAAAGACGTCTGAATCTTCAGATCAGCAAAAGGTTCCGTTTACGCAATTATTATTGCTTACACTGGCCACATTAGCCATTTCAGCAGGAAGTATTACAGACCTTTTAGCTGTTAATATTGGTAGTATGAGTTTGGCCATTGTTCTTTTTTTATGCTTGTTAAAGATGGAAGCAACGTCAGGCAACAGACTTCTTCCCACCGGAGCTTATCAATTGTCAAATCCCTTAGGTGCCACTTATACCGTGATCGCCTTACTGACCATTGCCACTGCAGTAGAAATTTACATTCCTTATTTCATGCAGATCGTTCATGGATTTTCGCCGCTTAAATCAGGTTATTTAACCGTAATCATTGCATTGGGCTGGTCTTTTTCTTCTGTATTTTTCTCAGGAGTTTCGAAAGAAAAAGCAAAGTTACTGATGAATAGCGGCCCATTATCTGTACTTGCAGGGTTAATCGGCTTCGCTGTTCTGACGCCATTAAGCCAGAGCAGCAGCGGTCTCTTTTATTACCTGATGTGCCTTTGTTTATTCCTGATTGGCATTGGTGTAGGGATGGGATGGCCTCATTTGCTGACTCAGGTATTGACTTCCAGCGCCAAAGGTGAGGAAGAGAGGGCCTCGGCCTCTATTACCACGGTACAACTGCTGGCTACCGCGGTGGGCACTGCATTAACCGGATTAGTGGTCAATTCAGCAGGCATCATCAAACCCGGAGGTATTCAAGGTGCTGAGCAGTCTTCCGTATGGTTGTTTTCCCTATTTGCAGTGATGCCGCTTTGTGCATGGCTGATTCAATTGTTAAAAGAAAGCCTTAAAAACAGCAATTCCGGACCTTAA
- a CDS encoding response regulator transcription factor → MKLLLVEDDLRVSELLKRGLEEQGFLVTLAYDGLMGKKLMTSNSYDLIITDIVLPQMNGIELCKEIRMIWPEIPILMLTALGTTDDKIEGFDAGADDYLVKPFDFRELHARIKALLNRSAGTLQSPLMNVLKYADLEMNLQTKVVSRMGAEISLTPKEFKLLEYMLRNKERMLTRTEIAEKVWDTHFDTGTNFIDVYMNYLRKKIDKNFENKLIHTKTGMGFIFKEN, encoded by the coding sequence ATGAAGCTGTTATTGGTTGAAGACGATCTTCGCGTTTCCGAACTCCTAAAAAGAGGACTGGAGGAACAGGGCTTCCTGGTTACCCTGGCTTATGATGGGCTGATGGGAAAGAAACTAATGACCTCCAATTCTTATGACCTGATCATTACGGACATTGTTCTTCCACAGATGAACGGAATTGAACTGTGTAAAGAAATCAGAATGATCTGGCCGGAAATCCCAATCCTAATGCTCACTGCTCTTGGGACTACGGATGATAAAATTGAAGGATTTGATGCAGGTGCTGATGATTATCTTGTGAAACCATTTGACTTCAGGGAACTTCATGCCAGAATAAAAGCCCTTCTGAACCGCTCAGCAGGGACTTTGCAAAGCCCGTTGATGAATGTATTGAAATATGCGGACCTGGAAATGAACCTGCAAACAAAGGTCGTGAGCCGGATGGGGGCAGAGATCAGCCTGACCCCAAAAGAATTTAAGCTGCTGGAATACATGCTGCGCAATAAAGAACGGATGCTAACCCGAACGGAGATCGCAGAAAAAGTATGGGATACCCATTTTGATACAGGAACGAACTTTATCGATGTTTATATGAACTATCTTAGAAAGAAGATTGATAAGAATTTTGAAAATAAACTCATCCATACCAAAACCGGAATGGGCTTTATCTTTAAAGAAAACTGA
- a CDS encoding HAMP domain-containing sensor histidine kinase codes for MKINSSIPKPEWALSLKKTDLLTWNIVKIRHKLSLLFTLLFAVLICGFAFFIYFSSAENREEEYYKRLRQLAITKTNLLLDAKVAPDVLQLIYKNSPSSLFQEEVAVYDTAFHLLYHDAVNIDKIKETKAMIGEIVRKGEIQFNQGQLQAVGFLYRYKGTDYVITAAAKDEYGLLKLNNLRFILILSALGSVLLTVFAGYFFARHALKQVAEMVDEVEEITAKSLDRRLKVENSNDEVGELATTFNLMLDRIENSFDAQKEFVSHISHELRTPLATVIAELEISQNKERSTEEYKKAIELALTDARKLARLSTSLLNLANASYDQAEISFKEIRLDEVLLDARTEVMHNQQGYHVNIIFDQEAEDDDFISIQGNEHLLKVAFINLMENNCKFSENRESVVSISYYKEKTILRFSDQGIGIAEKDIENLFKPFYRGNNKGYAEGNGIGLALTKKIIALHNGEILVTSKLNEGTTFILILNHV; via the coding sequence TTGAAAATAAACTCATCCATACCAAAACCGGAATGGGCTTTATCTTTAAAGAAAACTGATCTTTTAACCTGGAACATTGTGAAAATCCGTCATAAACTGAGCCTTTTATTTACCCTGCTTTTTGCAGTGCTCATTTGTGGATTTGCCTTTTTTATCTATTTCTCCTCAGCTGAAAACCGGGAGGAAGAGTATTATAAGCGGTTGAGGCAATTGGCCATCACAAAAACAAATTTATTGCTGGATGCTAAGGTAGCACCTGATGTTTTACAACTGATCTATAAGAACTCTCCCAGTTCCTTATTTCAGGAGGAAGTAGCCGTTTATGATACCGCTTTTCATTTATTGTATCATGATGCGGTGAATATTGATAAGATCAAAGAAACCAAAGCAATGATTGGAGAGATTGTCCGCAAGGGGGAAATTCAGTTCAACCAGGGGCAACTGCAGGCAGTCGGTTTTTTGTACCGGTATAAAGGGACGGACTACGTAATTACCGCCGCAGCAAAAGATGAATATGGACTGTTAAAACTGAATAATCTTCGTTTTATCCTGATTTTATCTGCTTTGGGATCTGTGCTGCTGACTGTTTTTGCGGGTTATTTTTTTGCCAGACATGCCCTGAAACAGGTGGCAGAAATGGTGGATGAAGTAGAAGAAATTACCGCTAAAAGTCTCGACCGGCGACTTAAAGTCGAGAATAGTAATGATGAAGTAGGGGAGCTTGCCACTACCTTCAACCTGATGCTGGATAGAATTGAAAACTCTTTTGATGCACAGAAAGAATTTGTTTCCCATATTTCTCATGAGCTGAGAACGCCTTTGGCAACGGTGATTGCAGAACTGGAAATCTCTCAAAATAAAGAACGTAGTACAGAGGAATATAAAAAAGCAATCGAACTGGCTTTAACTGATGCCCGGAAGTTGGCCCGCCTGAGCACAAGCCTGCTGAACCTGGCCAATGCAAGTTATGATCAGGCAGAGATCAGCTTTAAAGAAATCCGCCTGGATGAGGTGTTGCTGGATGCCAGAACTGAAGTCATGCACAATCAGCAAGGGTATCATGTGAACATTATCTTTGATCAGGAAGCAGAAGATGATGATTTTATCTCCATTCAGGGGAATGAACACCTGTTAAAAGTTGCTTTTATCAACCTGATGGAGAACAATTGTAAGTTTTCTGAAAACCGGGAATCAGTAGTTTCCATTTCCTATTACAAAGAAAAAACAATTCTCCGCTTCTCTGATCAGGGGATAGGAATTGCAGAAAAAGACATCGAGAACCTTTTTAAACCCTTTTATCGTGGAAATAATAAGGGGTATGCGGAAGGAAATGGTATCGGCCTGGCCCTGACCAAAAAGATCATCGCCCTGCATAACGGAGAAATCCTGGTCACCTCCAAACTAAATGAAGGAACGACTTTTATCCTTATCCTAAACCACGTTTAG